The proteins below come from a single Melospiza georgiana isolate bMelGeo1 chromosome 4, bMelGeo1.pri, whole genome shotgun sequence genomic window:
- the MFNG gene encoding beta-1,3-N-acetylglucosaminyltransferase manic fringe: MGRRLLRGVSGAAVVLASVALLSMRHRGAREAAQYPGIGEGMLEKPEQQSQGSPEGAGGRGQTDLRLHPPEGYRSEGSLTLGDIFIAVKTTKRFHWSRMVLLLDTWISQASKQTYIFTDEEDDALKRRMGGRVIFTNCSAEHSHLALSCKMAAEFDAFLASGLSWFCHLDDDNYLNPGALLKLLSSYAETRDVYLGKPSLNRPIWASETLPNNQTKSVRFWFATGGAGFCISRKLARKMVPWASGRNFLSTSELIRLPDDCTVGYIIECKVGGQLIPNALFHSHLENLQLIPTSQLMQQVTLSYGVFENKLNVIELSGPFSPQEDPSRFRSLHCHLYPNTSWCLQAVGW; the protein is encoded by the exons ATGGGCCGCCGGCTCCTCCGCGGTGTCTCTGGAGCCGCAGTCGTCCTTGCCAGCGTGGCCCTCCTCTCCATGCGGCACCGTGGGGCTCGGGAGGCGGCTCAGTACCCAGGGATCGGGGAGGGGATGTTGGAGAAGCCAGAGCAACAGAGCCaagggagcccagagggagcCGGTGGCAGGGGGCAGACGGACCTCAGACTCCATCCTCCGGAGGGATACAGGAGTGAGGGAAGCCTGACGCTTGGGGACATTTTCATAGCTGTGAAGACAACAAAGAGGTTTCACTGGAGCAGGATGGTGCTGCTCCTGGACACGTGGATATCCCAGGCCAGCAAACAG ACCTACATCTTCACCGATGAAGAAGATGATGCCTTGAAAAGGAGAATGG GTGGCCGTGTGATCTTCACCAACTGCTCTGCCGAGCACAGCCACCTGGCCCTGTCCTGCAAGATGGCTGCAGAGTTCGACGCCTTCCTGGCCAGCGGCCTgag CTGGTTTTGCCACTTGGATGATGACAACTACCTGAACCCTGGGGCACTCCTGAAGCTCTTGTCCTCCTATGCGGAGACACGGGATGTTTACCTGGGCAAACCCAGCCTGAACCGACCCATCTGGGCCTCTGAAACGCTGCCAAACAACCAGACG AAATCCGTGCGCTTCTGGTTTGCCACTGGAGGGGCCGGGTTCTGCATCAGCCGCAAGCTGGCAAGGAAGATGGTGCCCTGGGCCAG TGGCAGGAACTTCCTGAGCACTTCGGAACTCATCCGCCTGCCGGATGACTGCACCGTGGGTTACATCATTGAGTGCAAAGTCGGTGGGCAGCTGATTCCCAATGCACTCTTCCACTCCCACCTGGAGAACCTGCAGCTCATCCCCACCTCTCAGCTCAtgcagcag GTCACCCTCAGCTATGGTGTGTTTGAGAACAAACTCAATGTCATTGAGCTCAGCGGCCCCTTCTCGCCCCAGGAGGATCCTTCAAG GTTTCGATCCCTCCACTGCCACCTCTATCCCAACACCTCCTGGTGCCTGCAGGCTGTTGGCTGGTGA